Sequence from the Deltaproteobacteria bacterium genome:
GGTCCTTCGGGTTCGGGGAAAACCACTCTGCTCAATATCATTGCGGGCATCGATGAGGCTACGTCTGGCGAGTTGTTGATTCAGGGGAAAAATATTTCCAGACTCAGCGAAGAAGAAAAAGATTTTTGGCGCAACAACACCATCGGCTATATTTATCAGCAATACAACTTATTGCCGGTTTTAAATGCGCGTGAAAACGTGGAGCTGCCCTTGCTGCTCACTCAGCTCTCTGCCCGAGAACGAAGAGCGCATGCGATCTCGGCACTTACCTTGGTGGGATTGGAAGACCGTTTAGAACATCTGCCCAAGCAACTGTCCGGTGGGCAGCAACAGCGGGTTGCCATGGCACGGGCCATTGTGACCGACCCGGCCATTATTTTGGCGGACGAACCGACGGGCGCCCTGGATGCCCACTCTTCTACCGAGGTGCTGGAGTTGATGAAATTTTTAAATGAAAAACTTAAAAAAACTTTTGTGTTGGTGACCCACGATCCCAAAGCCGCTTCTTATTGCCGTCGGCGGGTGCACCTTGAAAAAGGGGTATTGGTGGAGGATGTGAGTTGAACTTTTTCACCCTGATCCTTCGCAATCTCTTTCGCAACAAGCGGCGCAGCCTGCTCACTTTGTTGGGGATCGTGATCAGCTTTTTTCTCTTTGTTTCTATTTTTACCTTACTCGAGGCCTTTAACAGCAAGTTGAAGAGCGAGGCGGCTCAGGTGAATCTTTTTTTTAGACCCACCT
This genomic interval carries:
- a CDS encoding ABC transporter ATP-binding protein gives rise to the protein MKPLIEIKNLKKSFSREAGAEDSEEVVLHQIDLNIHEGEFTALMGPSGSGKTTLLNIIAGIDEATSGELLIQGKNISRLSEEEKDFWRNNTIGYIYQQYNLLPVLNARENVELPLLLTQLSARERRAHAISALTLVGLEDRLEHLPKQLSGGQQQRVAMARAIVTDPAIILADEPTGALDAHSSTEVLELMKFLNEKLKKTFVLVTHDPKAASYCRRRVHLEKGVLVEDVS